TGATCCTGGTGGAGGAGTGCGAACTGCGGCTGGACGACCCGGTCGACCAGCTGCTCCCGGAGCTGGCCGACCGCCGGGTGCTGACGAGGCTGGACGGACCGCTGACCGAGACGGTTCCCGCGAACCGGCCGATCACCCCGCGCGACCTGCTGACCTTCCGCTTCGGTCTCGGCTACGTGCCGGGCGAGCCGCCGATCTTCCAGGCGCTGGCCGAGGCCGGGTTGGCGCCGGGGCCGGGCAACTCGGAGCTGTCGGTGGCGGAGTGGATGCGCCGCCTCGGCGAACTCCCGCTGGCCCACCAGCCGGGCGAGCGGTGGCTGTACTCCACCGGTTCCGACGTCCTGGGCGTGCTGGTCGAACGCGCATCGGGACGGCCGTTCGCGGAGTTCCTGCGAGAGCGGATCTTCGAACCGCTGGGCATGCGGGACACCGGTTTCCACGTGCCCGCCGATCAGGCGCACCGCCTGGCCGCCAGCTACGAGTCCGATGCATCGGGAGCGCCGGTGCCGCGCGACGATCCGCGCGACGCGCAGCCGGGCTTCCCGGCAGGTGGCAGCGGCCTGGTGTCGACCGTCGACGACTACCTGGCGTTCTACCGGATGCTGCTGAACGGCGGCCGCAACGGCGCGCACCGCATCCTGTCCCGCGCGTCCGTCGAGCTGATGCGCACCGATCAGCTCACCGAGCAGCAGAAGCTGACCGCACAACCGCTCCTGGACGCCGATGTGGGCTGGGCCTTCGGCCACGCCGTGATCACCCGGCGCACGGGTCTGTCGACCCCCGGCACCCAGACCTGGTCAGGGGGCCTGGGCACGACGGCGTTCGCGGACCCGGCCGAAGACCTGGTCGGCGTCCTGCTCACCCAACGAGCGATGGACGAATCCGGCTACCCGAACTGCTTCAAGGACTTCACCACCACCGCCTACCAGGCACTGGGCGACTGAGCCGCAAGAGCAGGTCCACTGTGGACCTATCGGTCACCGGCCTCGGTTCGCCGCCCGGCCGTCAGGTGCGGTGTTCGGGCACCGCCGGGTGGTCGCGGCGGGCGACCAGGTTCAGCAGCTCCAGGGCGTCGTGGTCGGGGGTGTCCGGTTCGGCTTGGTAGACGACGATCCGCTGGTCCGTGCCGGAGATCCCCAGGACCTCGTAGGTCAGGGACATCGGGCCGACCGCGGGGTGGTCGAAGTTCTTGATCCCGACCGACTTCGGCTGCACCTCGTGGCGCGCCCACATCGCCGGGAACTCCTCGCTCTTGAGCGCCAGCTCGTCGATCAGCGCCTTCAGCCGGGTGTCGGCCGGGTTGTCGCCGAAGGTCGCGCGCAGGTCGGCCACCGAGTTCTCGGCGATCTCGGCCCACGGCGCCATCAGCTTGCGCGCGGTGGGGTGCAGGAACAGGTAGCGGGTGGTGTTGCGGCGGTGCGCGGGCCACTGGTCGATGTCGGCGAGCAGTGCCAGTCCGGCCGGGTTCGCGGCCAGCATGTCGTTGCGGCGGTTCAGCACGTAGGCGGGCCCTGCCAGCGTGTCGAGCAGGCGCAGCACGCTCAGCCGCACGGCCTCGGCCTCCGGTTGCTCCGGGTTCCGGGCGCCCGATGCGTGTCGTGCGAGGTTGTGCAGGTGCTGGCGCTCAGTTGCATCGAGCAGCAGCCCTCGCGCCAGCGCCTCCAGCACGGCATCGCTCGGGTGGCGCTCGCGGCCCTGCTCCAGCCGCGTGTAGTAGTCCGAGCTGATCCCGGTGATGGCGGCGACCTCTTCGCGCCGCAACCCCGGTGTGCGCCGCACACCGGTACCGGACGGGAGGCCCACGTCGCCCGGTTTGCGGCGGTCGCGGCACGCCCGCAGGAAGCTGCCCAGCTCATTGCTCACCATTCGATGCTGCCACGCGCCCAGCCTGGGTGTGCCACTCCCAGGAGAAGCGCGACCTGCCGCGCGGCGGTGAACCCGGCGACCATCGGAGGACCGACGAAGGGGATGACGAGATGACGTTGCGGCAGGTTCGGCTGGGCTCCGGTCCGGTGGTCGGGGCGCAGGGCCTCGGCTGCATGGGGATGAGCGAGTTCTACGGCCCCACCGACCAGGACGAGGCCCGGCGCACGCTGGAGCACGCGCTGGCGCGCGGCGTGACCCTGTTCGACACGGCCGACATCTACGGGATGGGTGCCAACGAGGAGTTCCTGTCGCCGTTCGTGCGGGCCAACCGCGAGCAGGTGGTGCTGGCGACCAAGTTCGGCCTGGTCCGCAAGGCCGACGACCCGCACTACCGCGGCTTCCGGGGCGATGCGGCTTACGTCCGCTCGGCGGCGGAAGCGAGCCTGCGGCGGCTCGGCGTCGACGAGATCGACCTGTACTACATGCACCGCCGCGACGTGTCGGTGCCGATCGAGGAGACGGTCGGTGCGATGGCGGAGCTGGTCGCCGAGGGCAAGGTGCGCCACCTCGGGCTGTCCGAGGTGACCGGCGACGAGATCCGCGCGGCGCACGCGGTGCACCCGATCGCTGCGGTGCAGAGCGAGTGGTCGGTGTTCAACCGCGACGTGGAGGACACGGCGGTGCCCGCGGCCGCGGAGCTGGGCGTGGCCCTGGTGCCGTACTCGCCGCTCGGCCGCGGTTTCCTCACCGGGGCGTTCGCGGCGGCGGAGAACCTGCCGGATGGCGACCTCCGCCGCAACTTCCCGCAGTACTCCGGCGAGAACGCGGCCCGCAACGTGGAACTGCTGCAGCCGCTGCGCGAGGTCGCGCAGCGCCACGACGCGACGCTGGCGCAGGTGGCGCTGGCCTGGCTGC
This portion of the Saccharopolyspora antimicrobica genome encodes:
- a CDS encoding serine hydrolase domain-containing protein, encoding MGFSGVRLARLREVLSRYVDSGTMPGLVAAVSRRGETRIEALGAREFGGEPMRRDAIFRIASMTKPITAAAVLILVEECELRLDDPVDQLLPELADRRVLTRLDGPLTETVPANRPITPRDLLTFRFGLGYVPGEPPIFQALAEAGLAPGPGNSELSVAEWMRRLGELPLAHQPGERWLYSTGSDVLGVLVERASGRPFAEFLRERIFEPLGMRDTGFHVPADQAHRLAASYESDASGAPVPRDDPRDAQPGFPAGGSGLVSTVDDYLAFYRMLLNGGRNGAHRILSRASVELMRTDQLTEQQKLTAQPLLDADVGWAFGHAVITRRTGLSTPGTQTWSGGLGTTAFADPAEDLVGVLLTQRAMDESGYPNCFKDFTTTAYQALGD
- a CDS encoding aldo/keto reductase, with the translated sequence MTLRQVRLGSGPVVGAQGLGCMGMSEFYGPTDQDEARRTLEHALARGVTLFDTADIYGMGANEEFLSPFVRANREQVVLATKFGLVRKADDPHYRGFRGDAAYVRSAAEASLRRLGVDEIDLYYMHRRDVSVPIEETVGAMAELVAEGKVRHLGLSEVTGDEIRAAHAVHPIAAVQSEWSVFNRDVEDTAVPAAAELGVALVPYSPLGRGFLTGAFAAAENLPDGDLRRNFPQYSGENAARNVELLQPLREVAQRHDATLAQVALAWLHAHESLTVVPIPGTRRRTRLDENLGATDLALTPADLADLEPIAAQVAGTRYADMSFTAAGRE
- a CDS encoding helix-turn-helix transcriptional regulator — encoded protein: MSNELGSFLRACRDRRKPGDVGLPSGTGVRRTPGLRREEVAAITGISSDYYTRLEQGRERHPSDAVLEALARGLLLDATERQHLHNLARHASGARNPEQPEAEAVRLSVLRLLDTLAGPAYVLNRRNDMLAANPAGLALLADIDQWPAHRRNTTRYLFLHPTARKLMAPWAEIAENSVADLRATFGDNPADTRLKALIDELALKSEEFPAMWARHEVQPKSVGIKNFDHPAVGPMSLTYEVLGISGTDQRIVVYQAEPDTPDHDALELLNLVARRDHPAVPEHRT